TGCCGCGCCAATTTGGATGATCTCCGCCTTCGTTTTATCAATCAGTGGGGCGCGGATTGTCAATTTCGTTTTCCCTTCAACACCAGTTTGTGTCGCAAGGTTCGCCATCGCTTGATAGGCATTTATATATTCGGGACGACAATCCGGATAACCGCTGTAATCCATAGCGTTGACACCGATAAAAATGGTATCCGCGCCGAGGACTTCAGCATAAGCGAGGGCGTAGGAAAGAAAAATTGTGTTTCGTGCGGGGACGTAAGTTATCGGTATGCCATTTTCCATCTCCGCATCAGATCTGTCTTTTGGAACCGCTATATCTGCCGTCAATGCGGATCCTCCGAAGGCACGCAAATCAATGTCAACAACCGTATACTGCTTTACCCCTAATACCGCTGCAATGTTTTCTGCACACTGTAATTCTACTGCGTGTCGTTGACCATACCGAAAACTCATGGCGTAGGTGTTGAAACCTTCATCGCGCGCGATGGCGAGTGTTGTTGTTGAATCTAAGCCACCACTCAGTAGGACGACCGCTTTTTTAGGCACTGGTTTCCTTCCGAAAAGAAGGGGAAAGTTGACAAGTTTGAAAGTGTTCTAAAGTTTTGCAAGTTATGTTTGATACACAACCCAACTTTAGTTCACTTTAGCTACACTTCACAACTTTCCACCTTTTTAATTTTTTCTATTCCCGTTCAAACTCTAATTTCGCGAAACGGAGGAAAATACCGCCACCCGGTCTGGCAAGGGGACCGTTGATCGCCAAGCATGCGAGAACATGTTTCGCACCCGGCTCCGCGCTTTCGGTAACAACGACGCGTTGAGGCGTATTGAAACCGGAGGCAGCACCACGTCCCGATTCTCCAAAAGCCAAGTCGATTTCGCCATCAACCCAGACCTCACCGTAGTCGTCAATACACGTGTGGAACCACACCTGCGAACCGGCGACTGAAATCCCATCGACTTCCTCTGGAAGTGTTACGGTGATACGATACCAACCGAAACAGAGTCCCGATAAGATGATTTCTTGGATATCCTCACAAACAGGCCACCCTGAATCATCATAATCAGCGAGGCGGGCAGACACTTCTTCCAACCGATCGACCAAGCCACCGTTCGGTTCACCCGGGACAAGCCCTTCGCCAAAACGCCACTGGGCATCCGTAAGTTTAAGATGTTCTGCATTTTCCAAATCAAGTTCTGCAATAACCATTATACATTCCTTCCTTAGTTTTTAAAGTAGCACAAACTGTTAGTTTGTGGTCCCAATAGTTGTATACCACAGTCTATAGGCAATACCCGTTGAAAAAATCAGAGAAATTCCCGCGACAATAAATGGAACTTGAACAGAGATATTCATCAGATAGCCGCTTGCGACGTAGCCGAGAAGAAATCCACTACTCCATGCCAAGTGCGTGAGACCAACCCCATGCCCTTTCTCATGCGGTTCAGTAAATTCATTGATAAACCTCGGAATCGTTGTCGAAAGTGCCCACGCTGCACCTGCGCCGAGGACCCCGAAAACTTCCAGAGCGATTAATGAGTCGTGAAAAAACGCCACGCCAAAAGCGAGGAGTGTAACGATTGCGTTTGCCACGAGCGCAGGCGCGCGATGTCCAATCCTATCGCATATTCTTCCGACAGCCAATTGGCATCCGAAAGCGAACAGTAAACTCACCGCGCCGTAATAGCCTGTCGCTTTAATGCCAGCGATACGTGCTATCAAGATCGGCATGAGCAGGTTCACAGAGCCCCAATAATAAGTCGGGAAAACCCGTAAACCGATCAGCATCTGTATGTTCCGCCGCCGACTTAGATTTAGGTATGCCTCAACATTAAGGGCTGACTTCCATATCCCGCCTTGCTCCCGTCGCCTATTGGAAGACCGCTGCATCAACCGTGGCAAAAAGAGGCATGCACCCACAAACAACACGCCGGATAGAACGATCGCACAGATCCCGAAAACCCTATAGTCGATACGGTCAATGACCTCGCCTGCGATGGCACTCCCAACTGCCCCTCCAACAGTCATATTGATAAAGTACAGTGCCGTCGCCACTCCCAATCGGTTTGATGGCACAACACTGATGAGGTAGGTTTGCCCACCCGCAGTTTTAAACCCGGATGCGATGCCTTCGTAGCAGAGGATACCCCAGATGAACAGCGGCGTTTCTGTCGTGAAAAGCGCGCCTATGACAATCGCGCCTGTCATC
This portion of the Candidatus Poribacteria bacterium genome encodes:
- the queC gene encoding 7-cyano-7-deazaguanine synthase QueC, with translation MPKKAVVLLSGGLDSTTTLAIARDEGFNTYAMSFRYGQRHAVELQCAENIAAVLGVKQYTVVDIDLRAFGGSALTADIAVPKDRSDAEMENGIPITYVPARNTIFLSYALAYAEVLGADTIFIGVNAMDYSGYPDCRPEYINAYQAMANLATQTGVEGKTKLTIRAPLIDKTKAEIIQIGAALGVDYSLTLSCYDPDTEGRACSGCDSCLLRRRGFKEAGIPDPTHYI
- a CDS encoding MFS transporter, whose translation is MWTRGFILLCAIIFVVGLVTGPVQMLFPVYAETILEETALFAALLRALPIGLGGISALIGGTLSDRFGRKPTILIGMTGAIVIGALFTTETPLFIWGILCYEGIASGFKTAGGQTYLISVVPSNRLGVATALYFINMTVGGAVGSAIAGEVIDRIDYRVFGICAIVLSGVLFVGACLFLPRLMQRSSNRRREQGGIWKSALNVEAYLNLSRRRNIQMLIGLRVFPTYYWGSVNLLMPILIARIAGIKATGYYGAVSLLFAFGCQLAVGRICDRIGHRAPALVANAIVTLLAFGVAFFHDSLIALEVFGVLGAGAAWALSTTIPRFINEFTEPHEKGHGVGLTHLAWSSGFLLGYVASGYLMNISVQVPFIVAGISLIFSTGIAYRLWYTTIGTTN